Genomic segment of Vibrio celticus:
TACACCGCCTGCAGCCAGCTTATCGATATTAGGTGTGTGAATATCATCGAAACCGTGGTAACCCACATCTCCCCAACCTTGATCGTCGGTAAATATAACGATGACGTTAGGTTGGCTATTTAGATTATTTCTAATGGGCTCTTCTGATGCTTGAGCGCCGATCGTAGCAAGAGCCGCGACGAGCGGAGCGATTTTAAATAGATTCATACGATCTCTTCCTATGAGTATTTTAATGGATAGAGGGACTATTGAGAGCGGAATACAAACGTTTCAATTGTTGGGGGAAGTCAGTTTTTGAATGCATATAACGTTGGATGGTGCTATCTATAAAAGCTGCTGCGAACAGGCTTTGGAGGCATGAACGCAGCATTAATGGCTATACTCAGCTATTTGTTATGATTGATGCCACGCCAGTTGTTATCGGTTACATAGTTAGCAGAAAAAATTGCACCGTCGGCGGCGATTTTATCCATATTCGGAGTAAAGACATCTTGACTGATGTTTTGAAATCCCATGTCGGCGTAACCGATGTCATCGAAATAGATAAGAAGGACATTAGGTTGAACTTTAGTGTCACTCGTTTCGATGGCGGTAGCGCTACCACTAAGTGCTGCGAGCACAGCTATACCTAACACGCATTTTACGAGTTTTGCTCCCATAGTATTCATCAGAAATAATAGAAAAACGGCCACCGAAGTGGCCGTTGAAATAGTCATAACCCTTGACGAAGGACTATTGAGCTGGTGGTGTATAGATAGTTTTAAGTTCGCTTTGGGTCGGTTCTTTTACAATAGCAACATCGGCAAGCCCATATCTAAACCCTTCAAAGTTGTGTCCATCATCAGGGTTCAGTGAAGCTACCCAGCTTGTCAGCTTATTGATGTTTTGTACTGCATTAAGGCGGACACCGATATCAACACCGTCGTTATTTGTTTTAGCGAACAAGTCGCGCATTGGAATGCTGATCTTCCAAACGGTGGCGCCTTTAGTTTCATCAGACATATCGATGCCAACGGATGCGGACTCTATACCACCGTCACTACCTTCCGGTGTTGTAGCATCAAATTTAAACTGAATTTCGTAGTTGTCATGACCTGGTACTGACCCTGCGCCACTCATAAATAGCAAGAACTCTAGAGCGCCTGTCTCAATATATTGGGCTAGATCTACAGTCGGGATCTCTTCAAGAGAGACAATATGTGGGAAAAAGGTTTTGTTTGCTGGTTTGTAATTGTCACCAGTAGCTATGATTTCAGCAAATTGCGGTAAGCTGTCGTCCCAGCCACCAGGTTGCCCGTAGCCAAGTGCGCCATTGTTGCTTATGAGTCTGGTTGCCCAACCTTCTGCGCTTTGACCTTTTAACATTGAGCGTAACACTGAGCGATCCGCAGTTTCTACTTGCGAGCTATTTGTACAAGCCTGAATATCCTGTACTGCCCATGCTGTGGGGAGGGCATTTGCAGTCATGAATACATCACTTATTTCATAGTTGATGGCCCCATCGATATCCAGTGACATTGCTGTTTCAACGTTAGCTAAATCTATCCCTGCATCTTCAAAGCAATGCAAAGGCACCGTGACAAGTTGAGCTTCTGAACCTTTCAAGGCGGCAACAGAGCTACTAATATCGACGGATGCTATATTGCTCCCGTCCGACATAGTGAGTAATGTCGTAGTTGATGTGTCGGTATTAACACCTACGGGTGCTTCTGGTTTGAGCATGAACCTAAGCACGCCACGCTTCAGGTGTTCCTCTGAACCATTTCCATTGTAGGTAATGCCAAGGTCATAACCTTTATCAGCGACAAACGTAAGTTTCGCCTGTTCTTCTGAAATTTTGACTGACATCGGGGCAAAGTTAGGAAAATCGTCACTTACAATTGAGACGTTTTCAAGGTCGATAACGTTACCGTCAAAAACGACAGAGTGCCCTGTACGATCTTCTACTTCTATCGCGTAAGGCGTTTCTTTATAGTGATCAGGTTTATCAGACTTATATAGATGCACTCCCCAAGATAGCTTATTGTCAATTCCGCCACCGCCACCGGAGCCGTTTCCATAATCGTAGGTGTCATCTAAACAACCCGTAAGTACAAATGCAGAGCTAACCATTACTGCTAAGGTAAGTTTTCTAAATTTCATGTTATAGCTCCTAAATTGACTTTTTCTGATTGTATTCTTTTAACTGTTTATCTGTAATGACCGAGAGCAATCCTTTTCGATAAGCTTGCCAGTGTGGCTCTCTTTCTGCTTGCCACTCTGCATTACGCGAGCCGTGCTTTTCCAAAAGCTTGTTCGTCGCTTTGTTTAGCTGCACTTTAAGAGTGAGAATGTCGGAAGATTTCTGTTCATTCAGGTTTAGTACTTTAGTCATTTCATTGACTTCTGTTTTTATGCGATTGGCATCCCTTTCAGGTAAGTCACTAAGCGCTAGTGAGCTAGTGGAGAAAGAAAGCAGTGCAATCATCGTCGAAGCTAGTAGTGATTTTTTCATGGATAAATTCCCAATTTAGCTTAAGAACAGTTCCTTGTAGAAACGTTTCATTAATGTCGCAGTATTTTTATGAAATTTTGGATTGATAAGCAAACTAAAAAATGAATTGCGTGAGTGATGCGTATTTTTATAGTGTCTTTTGCGAGATTGTTGTGATTCTGATCTCAATTATCTAGGGGTTAACGTTGGTAAGCATGGCGGGGTTGGGTGATGGCGGTGTTTGTCTTAGTTTTAACGATTCTATGTGTAGGGGGGGGTATTGATTTTTTGCTAACATTAGCTTTTTTTATAGAGGGGTTTGGTGATTGGAAGGTGGTTTTTATCCAATTGTACGAGAGTTAGCTCACATTCCAATGTTTTTTAAATTTGCGGAGTATCACGTAATTTTATTTTTTATATTTAAAATCAGTGTTTTAACTATTTGTTGTGTTTTGTGCCACTGTTTGACTTGGTTGTCGAAACGTTTATCTTTGTATTTATAGATTGATTGGCTGTATTAATTTTCCAGTTCAATACAATGCAATCGGTATTGTTGATTGTGTTGTGATACTTATTAGTAAAAATCACGTTATAAGGGTTAATAGATGGACAAAAAGCAGATAGCTTTTGGGATTAGCGCTCTGGTCTTATCGGGAGCAGTATTTGCAAACGCGGATAATGGCATACCAGATGATATACTTATTATGGAAGGGGATGAAGATACAATTATTGCCCCTCCACCAAAGAATTCATCAAGCGCTAGCAAAGGACCAATGAGAACTCACTTTTTTAGTGGTATCGAGCATACGGAGACGGTTTTTACTGAAAGTGGTAAGTTGAGCAATACTAGCTTTGTGCTTGCCGACGGCTCTACCCGTTTTAATGAAAACTTTAGATTACGCTACGTATTAAGTGAAAGTCATTCAAAGACGAAAGGTTCGACTGACGATAAGGGTTTCAGTATCAACTACCGCATAGCTCCACGATACGAGAAATGGGTCAACCCCAATTTCAGCTTCTTTATTGAGCCATCTTTCTACCGTCGCTCTACCAGTGATGGTGCAGACAATACTGAGTGGCAAATTAAACCTGGCGCACAATATGCGTTAGGCAAGCACATATTTTTTGTAACCGGTGAATATAAAAACCTCAATAGAAAGCGTTACGCGAGAGATAACAATGGCTGGAGCCCAGAGATAAAAGAGGATCTAGATTGGGAGCGCGTAAATGGTGAAATTAACTATACATACCGTCAATCTCGACAGTTGAACTGGGGTATAAACTTAAATGCTGGTACGACGTTAGATAATGCAGATACAGCTCCGGCAATTTTTACACGTAGTAATTCCTACAATGTGAGACCTTTTGTTCGTATTCGCCATCTCGCTGGAGTCACAACAGAGTTTAACGTTCGCTATGGGCATTCTGAATCAGGGAAAAACTGGGAAGGTTCTAATAATTTAGATTACAACATCAATAGCAACAAACAATTAACGCGTAATGTTCGTTTAGTTGCTAACTTTGGGTATGTAACTTCAGAAAGACATACCGGTGTTGGCTGGGGTGACAGCGAAGGCTTCAAAACTAAGTTAGGGCTTAACTTCTCGTTCTAATCATGCTTTCGGTAGCAGCGTCTTAAATGGTTGATAGCCCTATTGACCTACCAATGTAGGTTAATAGGGTGCTAGTTGGCGTAATTGATAAATTATGACTAAAAAGGACTTTTAGTATACAAATAACACGAAAGTAATGTCACTTGAATAATCTTAGAGTCCTACGTATAGGATTATTTTTTGGAATAATCATTGGAGTTTTTCTAGGGTTAGCGGGGCGCTAGAGTCATTAATATAGAACACTGGATAAACTTGAATTCACAGTTGCCCTAGCCATCTTTCCCATTTGTGGACATTCGATTTTATGTTGAACGCCTATATCAAGGATTATGCATATTTTAGCCTATTGTCATAGCTTCCATCGGCGATAAATGAGGCGTACATCGCCTCTACTGCATCCCAAGCTGGTTGCCCAAACGAGCTTATTATATAGCATTTTACGTCTTGCTGGATTTGAGTCGCTAAGAACGCGTTCACAAACATTCCCTGATCTAACCCGATTAACCGATTAACCACATCACCATGACTGTTTATTGCATCATACCAACCATATGGACCCGCAATTTGAGGGTGTTTGGCTTTTACTGCCTTTAAACGTGTTACAGCAGATGTTGGATCTAATATAGCCGACAGTGCAGTGGCGTGGGGAGAACCGACATCTGTTTGTACTGATTCGTTAGGGTCTAAACAAAAGTGCTCACTCATTGCATCTACACCAAACTCTGAATATTGAGCATCAATGGTTGATGCGGAAGAGAGAAAGGGGATATTGAGTGCTGATGTAAAATCGATCTGAACTTGAGTTAAATCGTCAAACATAGCAGGGTTGGGTACTAATGCGTATTCATCAAACCAAATGGACGGCAACATGGCTTGAAAGTACGCACCTTTCCAAGTTAGTAGTGGTGCCAACGTGTCACCATTGCAAGATAAATAGTTGGCAGTGAATGCCTGCATTTTGGTAAACGCTTCAATGGGTATTTCGTTGCTCGTCTCACGGGTAATAAGATGAGCCCATAGTGGAGCCAAGCGACTTTCGTTGGATTTTCGGTCAATGTGGTACTCGGCATAGTCGTTATTTTCTAAGCTCCAAGCTGCTTTCAATAACCCTTTTTCTTGATCGAAGAGTGAGTACCAACCTTCAGCCGTCTTTCGAATGATAGCGTCAACCTGCTTAGCAAGGTTTTGCATTCTTGGATCATCGTCATGCCAGTAAGCTCCAGCAACAGCTGCTAATGACGTAATAAGATTAGCCGCATCGACCGCAGATGCGGTCGCTGTTGAGCTAAGGCTCAGCTTTCCAGAGAGCTCTATTTGATACATCCAATAGGCCAATCCATTCCATTTTGGCATCTTGTCTATCAACGTAATAACGTCAATAAGGCGTTGACGGGCGATCAAAGAGTTGGCGCGTTCCATCTCAACCAACACATGTAAATATAAGCCTAAAGCGGTTGAGTTCATCTGTAGTCGTGCTTTGATGGCGGAGCCGTTTACTACATCGATTAGATCGTATGGCACTTTAGCAACCGGATCTATGCCTACTCCATCAGCGAAATATTGCAGATTTAACTGATAATCTTGCTCAAACTCCTCAGGGTAGGATGCTTTTCTCACGTAAATGAGATCCATGGATGACGATTTAAGTTGGCGGCTGTCCGTTTTTTGAGGAATGTCTGTTACAGACCATTCAGGAGAGCTCGTTTTCTTTTCCATAGCAGTGACCACCACATAACACCAAGTAAGGAGTATTAGTGTAATCGAGTTTATGGTTGGGTGGGAACATTGGTGCAAGAGTGAGTTAGAAATTAGTGGGTGGCTAGTCATCTTACTTGGTGAGGAATAAAGAGATTTGAGAAACGTTTCTTTTTTTTGTTTTTTATGAGATGGATTTGAATTTTCTTCTTTTAGGTGATTAAAATCAAATAATTATAAGTTTATGCTGCTAGTGGGTACGTCGCGGTTGCTATAGTTATCTTAGGGTTGAGTGAATGGTTTGTTTTGTATTGTCGAGTCACAAATTTAGGGGTAATTGAATATTTATCAGGGTTTCAGCGTGTGCTTGTCACAGTTTAGACGATATAAATCCGATTTGCCTTGTCGAAAGGTTTCTACTGTGTCAAATTCATACTTAATTTAATGATTTACTATTTTATCGAGTAACGCTTTTATTGGTATCGAGAAGGAACCTCATACGAAGACGGAATTACCTTCGATAAGTATTTTAGTTCGTTGGTTCGTGAAAGAACCTGATTATTGTATTAGGCAAAGACTATGAATTTTAAACGCTCGATCCTTTCAAAAGGAATGGGTCTCATGCTCGCAACTACTGCTATGACAGCGGCAGCAGCCGAAGAGAGACCGAATATTCTATTCATTTTTTCGGATGATCATGCTAATCAAGCGATAAGTGCTTATAACCCCACATTGGGTCATACTCCTCAAATAGACCGTATTGCAGAAGAGGGGGCAATCTTTGAGCGCACCTTTGTGACCAACTCTATTTGCCAACCGAGCCGTGCGTCGGTTATGACGGGCAAGCATTCTCACAAAAATGGTGTTCTCGATAATAGCTCTCGCTGGAATCCCAACCAGGTCATCTTTCCAAAGATTATGGAACAAAACGGTTATCAGACTGCATTGTTTGGAAAATGGCATATGCACCCAACGCCGGTTAATGAATTCGGTTATTCATTGGTATTAAATGGTGCTGGTGGGCAAGGTACCTATTATAACCCGGAATTCATTGACAATAAGGGTAAAAAACAAGTAGTTGAAGGCTACTCAACAGACTTAATCACGGACATGTCTCTTGACTGGTTAGAAGAAACGAGAGACGCAGATAAGCCGTTTTTGCTTAAGGTGCAATATAAAGCACCTCATACACCAAGGCGCCCACCGGCTCGTCACATGAAAACGTTTATCGACCATAACTTCCCAACTCCAGAAACGTTGTTTGATGACCACAGTACACGTGGCGAGCATGCTTCAAAAGCGTGGATGCAGCTATATGGTATGGGACCCGTTGGTATTAATGCATTTCCACCTGCGCCGTCTACTCCAGAAAAGGCACGAATTCGTGAGGAGTGGATCAAGTCTATGCCAGATCGTGAGCGTCGCCAATACGAGAAGTTTTTAAATGAACTTAACGAAGAGCAGTTAGCTGCTTTCCACGACGCATATGATGACGTTAACGTTGATTACTTTAAAAAGATGCAGGATCCAGTGTATAAACGTCGCTTTGGCGATGTGAGCAGAGAGCAAAAAGTCGCGCGCACTGAATATATGTATCAGCGTTTCATGCGTGACTACATGGCTACGGTAATGACCATCGATGAAAATGTGGGTCGCATTCTAGACTATCTAGATAAGTCAGGCTTAGCTGAGAATACGATTGTGGTGTACAGCTCTGATCAAAGCTTCTTTATTGGAGAACATGGTTGGGCAGAAAAACGCTACATGTATGAAGAGGGTTTCAAAATGCCATTTATGGTTAGATGGCCTGCACAAATTAAGCCTAATCAACGTCCACAAGCCATGATTCAGAATATGGACTTTGGACCGACATTTTTAGAGGCGGTAGGGCTTAGCGCTCCAGCAGAAATGCAAGGTAAATCTTTCCTTCCTGTACTGTTAGGTAAAACGTCAGATGCAGAATGGCAAGCAGAACGTCCAGTGGTTTACTACCATTATTATATGGAAGGTGGCCACAACGTCCCTCGCCATGATGGTGTGCGCAGCGACCGTTACAAGCTGATTGACTTTTACTCTCAAAATGGTGGCGAAGGCTTGTTTGAATTGTACGACCTAAAGTTGGATCCTAAGGAAGTTAATAACGTCTATGGTTCTGATAAATATACGGAAGTGCAAAAGGAAATGATGTCTGAACTTGAGAACGCTCGTAAACGATATGAAGTGCCAGAGGATTACTTTGTGCCACCTTATCCATACATGAAGCGTTCTGAGCGTAGAGCACTTGGTTTATAGCGCTTAAATGGCAGGGGAGCTGCGAAGTTAGGAGCTCCTTTGCACGCAGGGGGAAATAATGAAAAACCGTTATGGAATAAGGGCTAAGACGTGATGAGGTATTCCCTTAAACTACCGTGAATATCTCAAAATAACAGCTTAATAAATGATCGATTTGACGATTAATATTGGCTGTGATCATATACTATCTTTTGCAAGGTATATGGCATGGACGAAAAAAGCCTCTTGGAACACATTTCGGTTATTAGAGATCCTCGTTAATCGTGGAAAATAGAGCATTCACTAACAGATATTATTTTCTTGATGGTCGCAGCAGTCATAGCAGGAGCTGAAGGTTGGGAAGATATTGAGGACTTTGGTGAAGATAACTTAGAGAGGCTTCGTCAATATGGTGACTTCACTAATGGTATTCCAGTTCACGATACAATAGCTCGAGTTATTAATCTTATATCAGTTAAGCAATTACAGCGGTGTTTCTCATCGTGGATGAAAGATTGTCATGATGCAACCTCAGGCGAAGTTATAGCAATCGATGGTAAGACGCTCAGAGGTACTTATAACAAAGATAAACGTTGTGGTGCTATTCATATGGTCAGTGCGTTTAGCGCGGCAAATCAAGTTGTTCTTGGGCAATTAAAGACATCCGAAAAGAGTAATGAGATTAAAGCAATACCAGAGCTACTCGAACTTTTATCAATTCGTGGATGCATTGTTACCATTGATGCGATGGGTTGACAAAGGCAAGTAGCAGAGAAAATAGTTAATAAGGTAGCTGACTATTTATTATCTGTGAAAGTAAATCAAAAACGGCTTGAAGAAGCGATATCAGAAATATTTAATTCGCGGACAGTAAACACGTTTGGTGGCGATAAATATGTTACTCAAGAAAATGGCCATGGTCGCACTGAAACACGAGTCAGTATGGTTGAACCAACACTGATTTTTTTGGTGATTTAGCATTTAATTGGCCTAGTTAATCAACTGTGGCGTTGTATTTTCAATTCGCCAAGAAGGTGACAAGCTACCAGAGATGATGCAAGTTAAATACTACATCAGTTCAGCATGACTGAGCGAAAAAACGTTGCTAGAAAGTGCAAGAGCGCATTGCTGTATCTAGAATCAAATGAATTGGCGCTTAGATGTCGGTTTCAATGAAGATGCTTGTTGAATACGCAGAGAGCAAGCTGGAGAAAACTTTGCTGTGGTGCGTCATATAGCTTTAAATTTACTCACAGCAGAAAAATCACTTTAAGGTGTGATCAAGAGGAAGTAAAAGAAAGCAAATAGAAGTAATGTTTATCTTTCTCAAGTCCTTGCTGGGCAAGGGGGGCGTAATCTTGCCCTGCCTATTCAACGTTTAAAAGCGTTTGAACGTGTTTCACTTCAACCTGGTGAAACACGTGAGGTTAATATAACTTTTGATGTGGCTGATTTAGCTTGCTGGGATGAAAATCTGAGAGCTAGATGATTGCTGATAAATATGAAGTTCGCGTAGGAACAGCGTCGGATAATATCTTGATTACTGAAACTATGATAGTTGAGTCATTAATGCTATCTACTCTTTAGTACAATAAAACACTCGTCGTTAACCAGCGTTAACGGCGAGTTTCTCTATTTAACAATGATTAAAAATATAAAAAGAGGGTATGATTCATGCATTACCTTTCGTTTATATCTAGTTAGTGGCATCAAAAATATTTGTTAAAGGTTATCGGAGGTGTGATTCAATATTTATCAATTGAAAATCCACGCAATTACTTATTACTTATTGTTTATTGTTTATTGTTTATTGTTTATTGTTTATTGTTTATTGTTTATTGTTTATTGTTTATTGTTTATTGTTTATTGTTTTGGTTTGGAATGAATGTCTTTGTTTGTTATAATAAAACTCATGTTTTGCATAACTGTTATGGGTTGGGGTGGTAAACATTTGAATATTATTTATAAATAGAGGTTTTATGAGTAGAATTTTATCTTTAGTGGTTTTATCCATGTTTAGTAATGGTGTGTTGGCTGATCGTACTTATATTAATCCTATAGATCTCGAATATCAGTATGGTGAAAGAATTCCTGAGCAGCGCCAATTCATTAAGGCTGAAGGATTGGTTACTCGCCAAAGTGCAGATCCGGTTGTTGTGAGTTTTGAAAAAGACGGCACGCATCAGGGCTATTTCATGTTTGCCAGTCAAGGTCGCGGGTATTGGATGTCCAATGATCTTATCACTTGGCAACATATTCAGCCTACGGGCGAGTGGCCGGTAAGCTATTTCACTTCAAGTGATGGTAAAGATCCGACAACAGAGAAAGATCCAGAAAGCGGACTCGAGTGGAAAGACATGATTGCGCCTGCGGCCTTGGTAAAAGACGGGAAAATTTACTTGCTCTCGTCTAACCGAAAAGGCGGGATGACAACGCTGTTTGTCACGGATGATCCAGCATCAGGAAATTGGAAAAAGGTTGACGAAAATCTTGGGTATCCCGTTGTCGGAGATAAAAACTTGTGGGATCCGGCACTCTATCATGAAGATGATCAATGGTATGTCTACTGGGGGTCATCCAACTTGTTTCCGTTGTGGGGAGCAAAAATAAACGAGAGCAAGAAGGGATTAGAAATAGATCGTTTTGCCAAACCACTGTTAGCGATGCACCCGGATGTACATGGGTGGGAGAGGATGGGCTTCGATCATACTTCCCCTCATGCTCCCTATGTTGAGGGACCCGAAATGCTAAAAAGCGGCGATACATATTATCTTTCCTATTCTGGTCCGGGTACAGACGGAAATGTATATGGTGACGGTATTTATACAGGAAAGTCTCCTCTGGGACCGTTTACTTACCAGGATCACAACCCGGTGACTTATAAACCGGGGGGCTATGTTCATGGTGCCGGGCATGGCAATACCTTTAGGGATGCCTTTGGCAATATTTGGCGTAGTGGTTCTAATTGGTATGGAGTTAACTGGGTGTTTGAGCGGCGTAACGTGATCCTACCTTCCGCTATCGATGCTGATGGTATTATGTACTCGTCGGCGCGCTTTGCTGATTTTCCGCAATTTTCACCAACGGATAAATATAGTGATCCCAATGAACTGTTCACCGGCTGGATGTTGCTGTCCTATAACAAGCCCGCTTGGGCGACGTCAGAATTGCCTCCCGGGAATGGTCGTACTTTTGATGCGAGCTTTGTGACTGATGAAAACCCAAGAAACTTCTGGGTTGCTAGTGAAAATAACGACGCCCAGCATGTGGTGGTTGATCTACAGTCAGCAAAGACTATTAATGCAATTCAAATCAACTATGCAGATTATCTGGTAACAGGAGATGAGTATAGAGCACCACTTCCTCATAACAAGGCGATGGAAGATTACAAGAAGCGTATTTATACCCATTACCGCTTGTCAATATCCAACGATAATGAAACATGGGAAGAAATCAGTAATAACCTGGATAAGCATGAAAATCGTTCCAATATTTATATTGAACTCGATGAGTCTATAATTGCCCGCTATGTACGTTTTGAAAATGTTCATGTGGGTGTGAAACATCTGGCCTTGAACGGATTGCGAGTATTTGGATCTGCCAATGGTGAATTGCCAGCTACACCTGAACAAGTAACGGTGAAGCGAGATACTGATCGTCGCAACGTATACGTGGCATGGCAGCCGGTTGAAGATGCTGTTGGTTATAACGTACGCTTCGGCATTGCTCCGGATAAGCTCTACCATACCTACCAGATATGGGATGATGAGTTTGATGGACAAAAGGAGATCCGTTCGTTAGATACCCTTAAAAGCTACTATTTCGCGGTTGAGGCGTTTAACGAGACTGGCGTTTCTGAGCTGTCTTTCCCTAAGATGGTCAAGTAGCAGTATTGAGTTGATTTAGAGTATTGGGTGACGGCAAAGCAGTCATGGGGTAAATGCCCTAGGTTAACGATAATATGACAGGTGTTCTTGATGGTTACTTGTATCTTCTCGTTAATCGCACCACTGTTATAATATGTTACTCAAGAAAATGGCCATGGTCGCACTGAAACACGAGTCAGTATGGTTGAACACAACACTGTTTTTTTGGTGATTTAGCATTTAATTGGCCTAATTTATCAACTGTTGTTGTTGTATTTTCAATTCGCCAAGAAGGTGACAAGCTACCAGAAACGATGCAAGTTAAATACTACATCAGTTCAGCACCACTGAGCGAAAAAGCTTTGCTAGAAAGTACAAGAGCGCATTGGTGCGTCATATAACTTTAAATTTACTCATAGCAGAAAAGTCATTTAAAGGTGGGATCAAGAGGAAGCAAATAGAAGTAATGCTTATCTTTCTCAATCCCTTGCAGAACATGGGGTTTCGTAATCTTGCCCTGCCTTTGCACGTCGCAAGACAGAATGTCATATCTATGATGGCAGTTCATAAAGGCTTAGCGAGCATGCTAAGCCTTTTTATTATCTAAATCACGTTCTTGAATAAAAAAGGTAGCAAAGCACTATCATGCATATTGAAAACATCTTAAATCAATCCAAACACTATACTCGTCGCCTTAGTACTAAACTCTCGTTGTTGGCATGCGTTGTCGGTATATCGTTGACGCCTCATGTACTGGCCGAAGAGGGAAGAGAGTGGTTAGCTGGTGATCACCATGCGCATACACATTGGAGCGTAAAGTGGGATAAAAGTACGTCTCCGTGGTCGCCTATAAAAGGTGGAGATAGCGGACATACCTATTTAGAAAATGCTAATGCAGCTCAAAAATATGGGCTAAGTTGGTTGGTTAATACTGATCATGGTGGACCTGAACATTCCAAGCTACTTAATGATAAAGCTTACCCTGATCTATTGGAGGCAAGGCAGGCTGTACCGGACGTTATGCAGTTTTTTGGTATTGAACTCGATGTACCTGCGGGCGAACACGCGACAGTTATGATGCCAATTAATGCATCAGAGCGTGAATTACTGGTTAACTTTCAACGTGATTATAGTATCCGTGAATACCGAAATAAAACACGTCAACGCAATACTGTTGAGCACCTTCAAGCGGGTATTCGTTCGTTTGCCGAGTTAACTGAAAAACCTCTCATCATAAAAAATCACCCTAGTCGGCAAGCAACAGGCCCTAATAAATGGGCAAGAGTCACGCCTGAAAAACTGAAAACATGGCATGAAACGGACCCAGATGTGTTTGTTGGAATGGTCGCTGCACCAGGACATCAAGCTGGACGAAACCGAGGCAGTTATTATAAGTACCCTACGTTGAATGGTTTTGA
This window contains:
- a CDS encoding CehA/McbA family metallohydrolase domain-containing protein — encoded protein: MTPHVLAEEGREWLAGDHHAHTHWSVKWDKSTSPWSPIKGGDSGHTYLENANAAQKYGLSWLVNTDHGGPEHSKLLNDKAYPDLLEARQAVPDVMQFFGIELDVPAGEHATVMMPINASERELLVNFQRDYSIREYRNKTRQRNTVEHLQAGIRSFAELTEKPLIIKNHPSRQATGPNKWARVTPEKLKTWHETDPDVFVGMVAAPGHQAGRNRGSYYKYPTLNGFDQMTANVGGVWDYFLGNGMRFWITAGSDSHVASEAGGRDFWPGQYTKTYVYAQKTSKDIMDGLRHGRSFMVFGDLINGIDVTLQSSANKTASLGETLTVSKSEQPITMKVEVDIPTTVNFNNERPKLNRIDVIVGAVDDSVLSENGNESTSVYRRISSEEWQVVDGKVVFELTLPKDFENGYVRLRGTNTDTLEPSIDHWNQKQDPWQDLWFYTNPIFWQSTR